The Podospora bellae-mahoneyi strain CBS 112042 chromosome 7, whole genome shotgun sequence genomic sequence CTTCCAGTCATCCCCAGAGAGCTTGGCGGCAAGAGCAGCGAGCTGCTTctcgacaacagcaacagtgTTGCCAGCCTCGCGCTCCTCAAGGGACTCACCGCAGCACCAAATCACGCTGAGACCACCGTCAATGGCagccttggtcttgtcggCGACATTCTCGTCAGACTCGCCGCCGGCTCTGCGCTCCGAGTGGCCGGTGATGGTCCAGTTCAGGCCGAGATCCTTAAGCTGGGAGACCGAGACCTCGCCGGTGTGGGCGCCGTTGGGCTTGGCGTAGACGTTCTGGGCCGAGACGGAGACGGTGCTGGCGGTGACGGCATCGACGGCGATGGGGAGGTAGAGGTGGGATGGGGCGATGACGACTTCTACGGCAGGGATTAGCTAACTTCGCAAACGGAGAGCGCGTGCCAGCTAAGACAAAAGCAGTGACATACCAACGTTGGGGTCCAATTGAGCCTGGTTGAggttcttgatgatggccttGATGGACTCCTTGGTGCCATTCCTATGTGTGGTCCGATCAGTCTCCgagctctctctctcgcacggcggggttttgggggataTGGCGGGGTAGTTGAACCTACATCTTGAAGTTGCCGCCGACGAAGAACTTGCGAGCCATGTTGGGCGATTGTTGTGTATTGACTACTGGCGTTTGGGTATAAAGTGTAGCTTGATGCAAAGAAAAATGCGTCTTTTAGGGTATCTCGAGagtg encodes the following:
- the TPI1 gene encoding triosephosphate isomerase (BUSCO:EOG092644TW; COG:G; EggNog:ENOG503NW35); translation: MARKFFVGGNFKMNGTKESIKAIIKNLNQAQLDPNVEVVIAPSHLYLPIAVDAVTASTVSVSAQNVYAKPNGAHTGEVSVSQLKDLGLNWTITGHSERRAGGESDENVADKTKAAIDGGLSVIWCCGESLEEREAGNTVAVVEKQLAALAAKLSGDDWKKIVIAYEPIWAIGTGKVATTEQAQEVHAAIRKWLKAKVSDAVADETRILYGGSVTAKNSKDLAKQPDIDGFLVGGASLKPEFVDIINSNQ